The DNA segment TGGCCGATCCCGACGCGGACGACCTCGTCTACTACCCGTCGGCCGAGGAGGTCGTGCTCGCCGTCGAGCGCGGCGAGGTCGAGCGGGGGATGGTCCCGATAGAGAACTCGGTTGAGGGGACGGTCAACGCCACCCAGGACGCTCTCGGGTTCGAGACGGAGGGTCTGGTCATCGAGCGCGAGGTCATCCTCCCCGTCCGGCTCCACCTGCTCGCCCGGCCCGGCACGGGTTTGGGTCAGGTGAGGGAGGTCTGGTCGATGCCGCACGCGACCGCGCAGTGCCGGAGGTGGCTTAGGGCCAACCTCCCGGACGCGAAGGTCCACGCGGCCAACTCGACGGCCGAGGCGGCCGGACGCGTGGCCTACGAGTCCGGATCCGCCGCGGCGATCGGACCGAACCTCGCCGCGCAGCTGTTCGGGCTCGAGGTTCTCGAGCGCGACGTGACGGACCACCCCGAAGCAGAGACGAGGTTCGTCGTGGTCGGCCACGGAGGAACGTCGCCGTCCGGACGCGACAAGACCTCGATCGTCGCCTTCATCACCGAGGACCGCCCGGGCGCGCTGCTCGAGATCCTGCAGACGTTCGCGCAGCGGACGATCAACCTGACGAAGCTCGAGTCGCGGCCGACGAAGCGGGTCCTCGGCGAGTACTGCTTCTTCATAGACATGGAGGGACACCGCGAAGACCCCCCGATCGCCGACGCCCTGGAGGAGCTCGACCGGACCGCGGCGAAGGTGAAGTTCCTGGGCTCGTACCCGCGCGCCCTCGGGGCTCTCGACGCGGAGCGCCTCGCCCGACGCGCGCGGTCGGCGAAGGTGCTCGCGGGGGGTGAGGAAGCTTGATCGACCTGAGGCTCGTGCGCGAGGAGACCGAGCAGGTGCGCAAGGCGCTCGTGCGCCGCGGAGCCGAGCAGCTGCTCGAGGACGTGCTCGCCGCCGACGAACGCAGACGTGAGCTCGTCTTCAAGCTCGACAACAAGCGCGCCGCCCACAACGAGGCATCGAAGGGGATCGGCAAG comes from the Actinomycetota bacterium genome and includes:
- the pheA gene encoding prephenate dehydratase — protein: MRFGFLGPPGTFTQEALLQVADPDADDLVYYPSAEEVVLAVERGEVERGMVPIENSVEGTVNATQDALGFETEGLVIEREVILPVRLHLLARPGTGLGQVREVWSMPHATAQCRRWLRANLPDAKVHAANSTAEAAGRVAYESGSAAAIGPNLAAQLFGLEVLERDVTDHPEAETRFVVVGHGGTSPSGRDKTSIVAFITEDRPGALLEILQTFAQRTINLTKLESRPTKRVLGEYCFFIDMEGHREDPPIADALEELDRTAAKVKFLGSYPRALGALDAERLARRARSAKVLAGGEEA